A genomic region of Planococcus kocurii contains the following coding sequences:
- a CDS encoding DUF368 domain-containing protein: MEWKNIYRGILMGISDLIPGVSGGTIAFILGIYDRLLESISGFFSRDWKKYLGFLVPLGIGIVITLLVFSRVIEYVLEHYYEATQFFFMGLIIGVIPYIMKQAEVKKNFTARHLIVLGVIGTALAVTAFIPTEENLAPITSLTLPVFFLLFFSGWLASMAMLLPGISGSFILLLLGVYSTAINALSTLNIPIALAIGAGVIVGFIVSSKAIQYLLAHFTYVTYAAIIGLILGSLFVVFPGFSSDLTTLIASLVTFVLGLSFTLLFSSPKKTAITEEV; encoded by the coding sequence ATGGAATGGAAGAATATATACCGCGGCATCTTAATGGGCATCAGTGATTTGATCCCAGGAGTCAGCGGAGGCACAATTGCGTTTATTTTAGGGATTTATGACCGATTACTAGAGTCAATCAGTGGATTTTTCAGCCGTGATTGGAAAAAATATTTAGGTTTTTTAGTGCCTCTTGGCATAGGAATTGTCATTACACTGCTAGTATTCAGTCGTGTTATTGAGTATGTATTAGAGCATTATTACGAAGCGACTCAGTTTTTCTTTATGGGGCTGATCATCGGCGTTATCCCGTATATCATGAAGCAAGCAGAAGTCAAAAAGAACTTTACTGCTAGACATTTGATTGTGTTGGGTGTAATCGGAACTGCCTTGGCAGTTACAGCTTTTATCCCGACAGAAGAAAATCTGGCACCTATTACGTCGCTGACTTTACCTGTTTTCTTTTTACTGTTTTTCTCAGGTTGGTTGGCGAGTATGGCTATGCTATTGCCAGGTATCAGTGGTTCGTTCATTCTGTTGCTACTTGGTGTCTATTCGACAGCTATCAATGCGCTCTCCACTTTGAATATTCCAATCGCTTTGGCTATTGGAGCCGGTGTGATTGTTGGCTTTATTGTCAGCAGTAAAGCCATTCAGTACTTGTTAGCGCATTTTACTTATGTGACTTACGCAGCAATTATTGGCCTGATCTTAGGTTCTTTGTTTGTTGTGTTTCCTGGGTTTTCGAGCGACTTGACTACATTAATCGCTAGCTTGGTGACGTTCGTGCTTGGACTGTCCTTTACGTTACTATTTAGTTCACCTAAAAAAACGGCAATAACAGAAGAAGTATAA
- a CDS encoding cold-shock protein, translated as MEQGKVKWFNSEKGFGFIEREGGDDVFVHFSAIQSEGFKSLDEGQEVTFDIEQGQRGLQATNVQKA; from the coding sequence ATGGAACAAGGTAAAGTAAAATGGTTTAACTCAGAAAAAGGATTTGGCTTCATCGAACGCGAAGGCGGCGACGATGTATTCGTACATTTCTCTGCAATCCAAAGCGAAGGCTTTAAATCACTTGACGAAGGTCAAGAAGTAACGTTTGATATCGAGCAAGGCCAACGCGGTCTTCAAGCTACTAACGTTCAAAAAGCTTAA
- a CDS encoding NAD(P)H-dependent flavin oxidoreductase — protein MILLKTEICQLLKIDYPLIQAGMAGGTTTVELVVGVSNAGGLGTLGAAYMAPNAMRQAIKEIQSKTDKSFGVNIFAAPVKDDFSRLAEVQKVLNPFFSELAIGNLQSTYSSPNWSEEQFAICIEEGVPIISTAFGCLSAEQMAVAKARRVKIIVMVTTVEEAKQAESCGADIVVAQGSEAGGHRGTFSLATHPSGAQVGTLSLVPQVADAVGIPVIAAGGIVDGRGLIASLVLGAQGVQIGTRFVSAKESGAHPAHKKAIVESDEESTIITKSFSGRPARAIKNRFIREFEQSGIEPLPFPSQNTFTKDIRSAAAKSNNPEFMSLWAGQSTRGLHKEMATVDIVRAIIEEAETILNESGL, from the coding sequence GTGATTTTATTGAAAACAGAAATTTGTCAATTGCTTAAAATCGATTACCCTCTTATTCAAGCCGGTATGGCGGGGGGAACGACAACTGTTGAACTTGTTGTTGGAGTTAGTAATGCAGGGGGACTCGGCACTTTAGGGGCTGCGTATATGGCCCCGAACGCAATGCGACAAGCTATCAAAGAAATTCAATCGAAAACTGACAAGTCGTTTGGTGTTAATATTTTTGCAGCCCCAGTAAAAGATGATTTTAGCCGGTTAGCAGAAGTGCAAAAAGTATTAAATCCTTTCTTTTCAGAACTAGCTATTGGCAACCTCCAGTCAACTTATTCGTCACCTAATTGGAGCGAAGAACAGTTTGCTATTTGTATTGAAGAAGGAGTACCCATTATCAGCACAGCTTTTGGTTGTTTATCTGCTGAACAGATGGCGGTGGCTAAAGCGCGAAGGGTCAAAATTATAGTGATGGTTACGACCGTAGAAGAAGCAAAACAGGCAGAGAGTTGTGGAGCAGACATTGTCGTAGCGCAAGGAAGTGAAGCGGGAGGTCACCGCGGTACGTTTTCTCTTGCTACTCATCCGTCAGGTGCACAGGTGGGTACGCTGTCTTTAGTTCCACAGGTTGCAGATGCGGTTGGAATTCCAGTCATTGCAGCAGGAGGTATTGTGGATGGACGTGGCCTTATCGCTTCACTAGTTCTCGGGGCTCAAGGAGTTCAAATCGGTACTCGTTTCGTTAGCGCTAAAGAATCTGGAGCACATCCAGCACATAAAAAAGCGATAGTTGAAAGTGACGAGGAAAGCACAATTATAACTAAAAGCTTTTCTGGGCGACCCGCACGCGCGATTAAAAATCGCTTTATACGAGAATTTGAACAAAGCGGTATAGAGCCATTGCCATTTCCTTCTCAAAACACATTCACAAAAGATATTCGTTCAGCGGCTGCAAAATCTAACAATCCAGAATTTATGTCATTATGGGCAGGACAATCTACTAGAGGCCTGCATAAGGAAATGGCCACCGTGGACATTGTTAGAGCTATTATAGAAGAAGCAGAAACAATTTTAAACGAATCAGGTTTGTAG
- a CDS encoding undecaprenyl-diphosphate phosphatase — translation MDQLWLILKFLLLGLFQGLTEPIPISSSGHLLIAQYFLDVQIEGSVSTFALLVNSASLIAVLIIYREDVQRLVVNGLKYFTVKNTDTKRDFMFIVYLVVATIPAAIIGLLFQDAIDDKLSTIATVGLTLVVTGFGLWWIRNMRGQRKDGNMTMKDAVIIGGAQAVALIPGISRSGATIVAAMARGINQETALRFSFLLFIPISLGGAVLSITDIMKDDNLAAMAIPYIMAFLGSLVASYFSLKWFMNIMAKGQLKYFAIYCFIVGPLVVFAWFLLN, via the coding sequence ATGGACCAACTATGGCTTATACTCAAATTTCTGCTTCTCGGCCTTTTCCAAGGTCTTACGGAACCGATTCCCATCTCCTCAAGTGGACACTTACTAATTGCACAGTATTTTTTAGATGTTCAAATTGAAGGAAGTGTGTCAACTTTCGCTTTGCTAGTCAATAGCGCATCACTTATTGCCGTCTTGATTATTTACCGTGAGGACGTTCAACGTCTCGTTGTTAACGGTTTAAAATACTTTACGGTAAAAAATACCGACACCAAAAGGGATTTCATGTTTATTGTTTACTTGGTGGTCGCGACCATCCCTGCTGCAATCATCGGCCTGTTATTTCAAGATGCGATTGATGACAAACTTTCAACCATCGCGACAGTTGGCTTGACCTTAGTTGTTACGGGCTTTGGCCTTTGGTGGATTCGCAATATGCGTGGTCAGCGAAAAGATGGCAATATGACGATGAAAGACGCAGTTATTATTGGCGGCGCGCAAGCAGTAGCACTGATTCCGGGAATTAGCCGCAGTGGCGCCACAATTGTCGCGGCGATGGCCCGTGGCATCAATCAAGAAACAGCTTTGCGTTTTTCTTTCTTATTGTTTATCCCGATTAGTTTAGGTGGTGCTGTTTTAAGCATTACCGATATCATGAAAGACGACAACTTAGCTGCTATGGCCATTCCTTACATCATGGCTTTTCTGGGTTCTCTAGTTGCTTCGTATTTTTCACTAAAGTGGTTCATGAACATTATGGCAAAAGGTCAATTAAAGTATTTTGCTATTTATTGTTTTATCGTCGGCCCACTAGTTGTTTTCGCTTGGTTTTTATTAAATTAA
- a CDS encoding CAP-associated domain-containing protein has product MRKLFWLIVVLLAVFFARPIWEEPVGEYVDLRFLDSVDRTVENIVEHPEVSQAFEEAKNFTSRMGTELQSLIVSSSVELPEAVAKPELVETDSLIAVHNVTLGMGKKEAQEKVGLPLRLMRNEYGTDWHSYHQDYQNYVLLSYDQNDKVNGMFTNQDLFSSKEGITMSSTKSDVRSLLGTPLKSLQKGNVQYILDTREEYDVFKTDNTYTTIFYDIHEEDTVTAVQVVHEELEKKRPEIYAEPNEKLKEGYEYLLFELTNSARIQRNLPLLTWDEQTMITARKHSDDMAENQYFSHTNLAGQSPFDRMNEDGIEFFVAGENLAYGQYSGVFAHEGLMNSIGHRENILKPEFRYLGVGTAFNSENQPYYTANFFDR; this is encoded by the coding sequence ATGCGGAAACTGTTTTGGTTGATTGTCGTGTTGCTGGCGGTTTTTTTTGCACGCCCGATTTGGGAAGAACCTGTTGGGGAATATGTCGATTTGCGTTTTTTAGATTCTGTCGATCGTACAGTTGAAAATATTGTTGAACATCCAGAAGTATCACAGGCTTTTGAAGAAGCCAAAAATTTCACATCCCGCATGGGTACCGAGTTGCAGTCACTAATTGTTTCGAGTTCGGTTGAATTGCCGGAGGCTGTAGCAAAGCCTGAACTTGTTGAGACAGATTCTTTGATTGCTGTTCATAATGTCACACTTGGTATGGGCAAAAAAGAAGCTCAAGAAAAGGTCGGGTTGCCGCTTCGCTTAATGCGCAATGAATACGGAACGGATTGGCACAGTTACCATCAGGATTATCAAAATTATGTGTTATTGTCTTATGACCAAAATGACAAAGTGAATGGCATGTTTACCAATCAAGATTTATTTTCCTCAAAGGAAGGCATTACGATGTCTTCTACTAAATCGGATGTCCGTTCTTTACTTGGTACGCCACTAAAAAGTCTTCAAAAAGGAAATGTTCAATATATACTGGATACCCGGGAAGAATACGATGTTTTTAAAACCGACAATACGTACACGACAATTTTTTACGATATCCATGAAGAAGATACCGTAACTGCTGTACAAGTCGTTCATGAGGAACTTGAGAAAAAACGTCCCGAAATTTATGCAGAGCCCAATGAAAAATTAAAAGAGGGCTATGAATACTTACTTTTTGAATTAACCAATTCAGCTCGTATTCAACGAAACTTACCGCTGCTGACATGGGATGAGCAGACAATGATAACGGCTCGGAAGCATAGCGATGATATGGCAGAAAACCAATATTTTAGCCACACAAATCTGGCAGGTCAATCGCCTTTTGATCGAATGAATGAAGACGGGATTGAGTTTTTTGTGGCCGGTGAAAATTTGGCATATGGTCAATACAGCGGTGTTTTTGCACATGAAGGATTAATGAATTCCATAGGTCACCGTGAAAACATTCTTAAACCGGAGTTTAGGTATTTAGGAGTAGGAACGGCATTTAACTCAGAAAATCAGCCTTATTATACAGCAAATTTTTTCGATCGATAA
- a CDS encoding MarR family winged helix-turn-helix transcriptional regulator translates to MDGRIKEAVDLFQEVLVYGTERVIKSVDHPLWKEYSPEQIQMLKLIGTEQQITSSRLAVLQAVHKSAISSRIKKLLQKEVIQVVQTADKREKLLELTDKGQALILELDQVLTDYIEKLMSENIADEEIDQFLTIFRKLKTIIKMDGV, encoded by the coding sequence TTGGATGGACGAATAAAAGAAGCGGTTGATCTTTTTCAGGAAGTGCTAGTTTATGGAACAGAGCGAGTGATTAAGTCGGTCGATCACCCTTTGTGGAAAGAATATTCACCTGAGCAAATCCAGATGTTAAAGCTGATTGGTACAGAACAGCAGATTACTTCATCGAGACTGGCTGTGCTGCAAGCTGTGCACAAAAGTGCAATATCCAGTCGTATTAAAAAATTGTTGCAAAAAGAAGTAATTCAAGTTGTTCAAACTGCAGATAAACGCGAGAAGTTGTTGGAACTGACAGATAAGGGGCAAGCACTTATTTTGGAGTTGGATCAAGTGCTAACAGATTACATTGAGAAGTTGATGTCTGAGAACATTGCAGACGAAGAAATAGACCAGTTTCTGACGATTTTCCGAAAACTAAAAACAATTATAAAAATGGATGGGGTGTAA
- a CDS encoding serine hydrolase domain-containing protein has protein sequence MTEEGRFQQEKPDNPIMDKMEEIDFSGVVYLQKEQMWTAARGFANRADERPNAVDTRFGIASGSKLFTAVVVCQLVGEGKLDFSNKLSELLPHAFPQFDVTIHQLLTHTSGMPDYFDEQIEGAFEDLWKKQPMYLMQTASDFIPLFKNLPAMFEPGERFHYNNAGFIALGLIIEKVTGQEFAEVVEERIFAPAQMKRSGYFYLDRLPAHTAIGYVEEADFWRTNQYALPIRGGADGGAYVTAGDMANFWKCLMDGTLLSREILSAMLQVHASGENGDYGYGIWIQGCANSVSKYHIMGYDPGVSFHSAFYPEEASVLTVLSNKNSGARDIIKTIEELNIEKE, from the coding sequence ATGACAGAGGAAGGGCGATTCCAGCAAGAAAAGCCGGACAACCCGATTATGGACAAGATGGAAGAAATCGATTTTTCAGGTGTCGTTTATCTACAAAAAGAGCAAATGTGGACAGCCGCAAGAGGCTTTGCCAATCGTGCTGATGAACGGCCAAATGCCGTGGATACAAGGTTCGGTATAGCTTCTGGCAGCAAACTGTTTACCGCTGTTGTAGTGTGTCAATTGGTGGGCGAAGGAAAGCTCGATTTCAGCAATAAATTATCTGAATTGCTGCCGCACGCTTTTCCGCAATTCGACGTCACCATTCATCAATTATTGACGCATACATCGGGTATGCCCGATTATTTTGATGAACAGATAGAAGGTGCTTTCGAGGACTTATGGAAGAAACAACCGATGTATTTGATGCAAACTGCTTCAGATTTTATTCCTTTATTTAAAAATTTGCCCGCGATGTTTGAGCCTGGTGAAAGGTTTCACTACAACAATGCGGGATTTATTGCACTTGGTTTGATTATTGAAAAAGTTACTGGCCAAGAATTTGCTGAAGTCGTAGAAGAACGGATTTTTGCTCCTGCACAGATGAAGCGTTCAGGTTACTTCTATTTGGACCGATTGCCCGCTCACACGGCTATTGGCTATGTAGAAGAAGCGGATTTTTGGCGTACCAATCAATACGCCCTACCAATCCGTGGAGGCGCTGACGGTGGAGCATACGTCACTGCAGGCGATATGGCGAATTTTTGGAAGTGTTTGATGGATGGAACCTTGTTGAGCAGAGAAATACTGAGCGCAATGCTTCAAGTTCATGCATCTGGAGAAAACGGGGATTATGGCTACGGAATCTGGATTCAAGGCTGTGCGAATAGTGTTTCGAAATACCATATTATGGGCTATGATCCTGGTGTCAGTTTTCATTCAGCATTTTACCCGGAAGAAGCGAGCGTGTTAACAGTCTTATCGAATAAAAACTCGGGAGCGCGCGACATCATCAAAACCATTGAAGAGTTGAACATTGAAAAGGAGTGA
- a CDS encoding MMPL family transporter, with translation MHNVLKFKWPITIGLIVLTVVLFLLAPNLTKQAEDAGSFQLSDEASSQLASKILSDADAAEQTISLVIPLESKITDATRQTLEQMVTDIEALGEPITSVLSPVESKELEEQLISEDGQTVLMPIMVDGTNEEVNAVADTIRETIIPKDLTAYITGEAIIGNDVNISAQEGLKRTEIITVVLIFGLLLAVFRSIVTPFIPLVAVGISYLLSQSIVAFFIEWFGFPVSNYTQIFLVAILFGIGTDYCILLLSRYKEELSAGHGVEQSIINTYKTAGRTLLISGIAVFIGFFAIGFAEFPIFKSAVAVAVGIFVLLLVLYTIVPFFMSLLKEKLFWPAKKSASHSDSKLWITMSKLSINRPLLSMLVVALITVPLLFTYDNSLSFNTVDEIGSEYESVKGLRAIEEGFGKGDSLPVQVIVKSADSLTERSTVPYFESLSAEIEKIDGVETVRSITRPTGEVIDELYVDEQLGLLADGLGEARDGLGEVQTGLTEVQTNLTAISEQAGNSAGLTEAAAGLGQINQQLGQVSQGLQLTGNIPQTVGALTQISGGLTEIQQGLAGAAGQTAELSAGLTQLAEGVGASNAGLAEIETGLTEAVDMMQEMSDSESVRDTGLFIPEGTLESEDFEQVLDRYSFADGTGMMMEVILSEDPYSHEAIDITAEIKETVARTVAGTPLEDAEIAFSGISSINSDLEEVSSSDFTNTVIIMLISLFVVLAILFRSLIMPLYMIGSLLLTYYTSISIAELIFVNGLGFDGISWAVPFFGFVMLVALGVDYSIFLLDRFREESSNGVTVRDAMRTSMAKMGTVIITAAIILAGTFGAMMPSGVLSLVQIATIVITGLLLYGLIVLPLLIPAISVSFDRGVWWPFGKKK, from the coding sequence GTGCACAATGTATTAAAATTTAAATGGCCAATTACGATAGGCTTAATTGTATTGACGGTGGTCTTGTTCTTATTGGCACCGAACTTAACAAAACAAGCAGAAGATGCAGGATCGTTTCAATTATCGGATGAAGCATCATCGCAACTTGCTTCAAAAATTTTGAGCGACGCGGATGCTGCAGAACAAACCATTTCGCTTGTTATCCCATTAGAAAGCAAGATAACAGATGCCACTCGACAAACACTGGAACAAATGGTGACGGACATCGAAGCATTAGGTGAGCCCATCACCAGTGTATTAAGTCCTGTTGAAAGTAAAGAGTTGGAAGAACAATTGATTTCAGAAGATGGGCAAACGGTTTTAATGCCGATTATGGTTGATGGTACGAACGAAGAAGTAAACGCAGTTGCTGATACAATTAGAGAAACCATCATTCCTAAAGATTTGACTGCTTATATAACAGGCGAAGCAATCATTGGTAATGATGTCAATATTAGCGCACAAGAAGGCTTAAAGCGTACAGAAATCATTACGGTTGTTTTGATTTTTGGTTTATTGCTGGCAGTGTTCCGCTCGATTGTGACACCGTTCATTCCACTTGTGGCAGTCGGAATCTCGTATTTATTGAGTCAATCGATTGTGGCATTTTTCATCGAATGGTTCGGATTTCCGGTTTCTAACTATACACAAATATTCCTCGTAGCGATTTTATTCGGTATCGGAACAGATTACTGTATTTTGTTGTTGAGCCGCTACAAAGAGGAATTATCGGCTGGACACGGTGTGGAACAATCCATTATTAATACGTATAAAACAGCCGGAAGAACTTTGTTGATTAGTGGAATTGCTGTATTTATCGGATTTTTCGCCATTGGCTTTGCTGAATTTCCAATCTTCAAATCAGCAGTAGCGGTTGCGGTTGGTATATTTGTTCTATTACTTGTGCTGTACACGATTGTTCCGTTTTTCATGTCTTTACTGAAAGAAAAATTATTCTGGCCAGCGAAAAAATCTGCTTCTCATAGCGATAGTAAGCTCTGGATCACTATGAGTAAACTGTCGATTAACCGACCATTGCTGTCAATGCTAGTAGTGGCTTTGATCACAGTCCCGTTATTATTTACGTACGATAATTCTTTATCGTTTAACACGGTGGACGAAATCGGTTCGGAATATGAGTCGGTGAAAGGCTTGCGTGCAATTGAAGAAGGCTTTGGCAAAGGGGATTCATTGCCAGTTCAAGTCATTGTCAAATCAGCTGATTCGTTAACAGAACGATCAACTGTTCCTTATTTTGAATCATTAAGTGCAGAGATTGAAAAAATTGATGGCGTTGAAACAGTACGATCGATTACTCGCCCTACCGGTGAGGTAATTGACGAACTTTACGTAGACGAGCAACTTGGCTTATTGGCTGATGGACTTGGTGAAGCGCGTGATGGACTTGGTGAAGTACAAACAGGGCTGACAGAAGTTCAAACCAATCTAACGGCTATTAGCGAACAAGCGGGAAATTCCGCAGGCTTGACTGAGGCAGCTGCAGGGCTTGGCCAGATCAATCAACAACTAGGTCAAGTGTCACAAGGACTTCAGTTAACAGGCAATATTCCTCAAACTGTCGGTGCGTTAACGCAAATCAGTGGAGGATTAACAGAGATTCAACAAGGCTTGGCTGGAGCAGCTGGTCAAACTGCCGAACTTAGTGCAGGATTAACACAGTTAGCAGAAGGTGTTGGCGCTTCAAACGCTGGACTTGCTGAAATTGAAACTGGTTTAACAGAAGCAGTCGACATGATGCAAGAAATGAGTGATAGTGAATCGGTGCGTGACACCGGCTTATTCATTCCAGAAGGAACACTCGAAAGCGAAGACTTTGAGCAAGTATTGGATCGCTATTCTTTTGCAGATGGCACAGGAATGATGATGGAAGTCATCTTGTCAGAAGATCCTTACTCTCATGAGGCAATTGATATTACGGCTGAAATTAAAGAAACAGTAGCACGTACGGTGGCAGGAACGCCGCTTGAAGACGCGGAAATCGCATTTAGCGGAATTTCGAGCATCAATAGTGACTTAGAAGAAGTTTCATCTAGTGACTTTACGAATACAGTCATTATCATGTTAATCAGCTTGTTTGTTGTCCTAGCCATTTTGTTCCGTTCATTGATTATGCCGTTATATATGATCGGATCTTTATTGTTGACGTATTACACATCAATTTCCATTGCGGAATTGATCTTTGTCAATGGTCTCGGCTTTGACGGAATTAGCTGGGCAGTACCATTCTTTGGTTTTGTTATGTTAGTGGCGTTAGGAGTCGACTATTCAATTTTCTTACTCGACCGTTTCCGTGAAGAATCCTCGAATGGTGTTACGGTTCGCGACGCAATGCGTACATCAATGGCGAAGATGGGGACAGTCATTATTACAGCTGCCATCATCCTTGCAGGTACGTTCGGTGCCATGATGCCGTCTGGTGTTTTGAGTCTCGTACAAATCGCGACAATCGTTATTACAGGGTTATTATTGTACGGACTGATTGTCTTGCCATTGTTAATACCCGCGATTTCAGTATCCTTTGACCGCGGAGTTTGGTGGCCGTTTGGCAAGAAAAAGTAA
- a CDS encoding AI-2E family transporter, with product MTNKLWFQVGVGIILTLVIIRLFIEVQGIFEPLFIIAGTIFVPLLLGGVLFYLTRPVLHFLMKRKFPKWAAVLTVLLSIVLVFYLFYIMIGPIVTGQINALVDNAPEIIQSVEESSQYVFDQRERLPDSIEEQLTGMTSQIGDRLGDIGGWIVSFIGSFVSGVITLVLVPFFLVYLLVDHKKFVPFISGFFSGERKRWVRKTLQDIDDTLQAYIQGQLFVSFLVGLMLLIGYLIIGLDYALLLALIGMATNVIPFLGPYIAVIPAILIALVQDPIMAVYVAIIMLIAQQIESNFITPNVMGKSLDVHPLTVITLILAAGNIAGLWGIILAIPVYAVIKTIAKNVYARRNEIRNTATRDIE from the coding sequence TTGACGAACAAGCTTTGGTTTCAAGTAGGTGTAGGAATTATCTTGACTTTAGTCATTATTCGATTATTTATTGAAGTACAAGGGATCTTCGAACCTTTATTCATTATAGCAGGGACGATTTTTGTGCCGTTATTGTTGGGAGGCGTCTTATTTTATCTGACAAGACCGGTTCTGCATTTTCTGATGAAGCGAAAATTTCCGAAATGGGCTGCAGTTCTTACCGTTCTGTTGTCGATTGTTTTAGTCTTTTATTTGTTTTATATCATGATTGGTCCGATTGTTACAGGTCAAATCAATGCACTGGTAGACAATGCACCTGAAATTATACAGAGCGTTGAAGAATCCAGCCAATATGTATTCGATCAGCGAGAACGTCTTCCGGATTCCATTGAAGAGCAGTTAACCGGGATGACGAGCCAAATCGGTGACCGTCTTGGTGATATTGGTGGATGGATTGTGTCCTTTATCGGTAGCTTCGTCTCAGGTGTCATCACTTTAGTCTTGGTGCCCTTTTTCTTAGTCTATCTCTTGGTCGACCATAAAAAGTTTGTGCCGTTTATTTCGGGCTTTTTTTCTGGAGAGCGCAAAAGATGGGTTCGTAAAACATTACAGGATATCGATGATACCTTACAAGCCTATATCCAAGGTCAATTGTTTGTCAGCTTCCTCGTTGGTCTCATGCTATTAATTGGTTATTTGATCATCGGTTTAGACTATGCACTGCTATTAGCTTTAATCGGTATGGCAACGAACGTCATTCCATTTTTAGGGCCTTACATTGCGGTTATTCCGGCGATACTCATTGCCCTTGTGCAAGATCCGATTATGGCCGTTTATGTAGCCATCATTATGCTCATTGCACAGCAAATTGAAAGTAATTTCATCACACCGAACGTTATGGGTAAATCACTGGATGTTCATCCATTGACGGTCATTACATTAATCCTTGCAGCAGGAAACATTGCTGGTTTATGGGGAATCATTTTAGCGATCCCGGTATATGCCGTTATCAAAACGATTGCCAAAAATGTTTATGCAAGACGCAATGAAATTCGTAACACTGCTACCCGTGATATTGAATAA
- a CDS encoding GNAT family N-acetyltransferase, translating to MEFRLLQAHEPLPMELLLEADPSERLVRTYCAVGWCMIGEQEGSVIGVCVLLVLSDSTIEIKNLAVAESFRGQGYGRRLLQHALAEALHRGFQFVEIGTGNSSMDQLAFYQKCGFRFHAIDSDFFRRNYPEPIFENGIECRDMIRLRYTINN from the coding sequence ATGGAATTCCGTCTACTGCAGGCTCATGAACCGCTGCCGATGGAGTTATTGCTAGAAGCGGATCCTTCAGAAAGATTGGTTCGTACCTATTGTGCAGTTGGCTGGTGCATGATTGGAGAACAAGAAGGTTCCGTGATTGGCGTGTGCGTTCTGCTCGTTCTATCGGATAGCACCATTGAAATCAAGAATCTAGCAGTGGCGGAAAGTTTCCGCGGCCAAGGCTATGGGCGGAGGCTTTTGCAGCATGCTTTAGCAGAAGCGCTACACCGTGGTTTTCAGTTTGTGGAAATTGGAACGGGTAATTCAAGTATGGACCAGCTTGCATTTTATCAAAAATGTGGATTTCGCTTCCATGCCATCGATTCAGATTTTTTCAGACGGAATTATCCGGAACCTATTTTTGAAAATGGTATCGAATGTCGGGATATGATTAGGCTTCGTTATACGATAAACAACTAA
- a CDS encoding VOC family protein: MNFHNKPVTHVGEIGLKVVDIKKMKEFYTEVIGFEVISEEPHLVALGAGGNVLVRLEVIEGITSKQGRYTGLYHLAILLPTRQALGKILVHLHQQGIELGSSDHLVSEALYISDPEGNGIEIYRDRTPDHWNWSNEEVSMAVEPIDAQGLIEEAQKSPMLWCGLPAETVMGHIHLHVSNLTEAKNFYTEGLGLEVVSRLGRQALFVADQKYHHHIGLNIWNGEGIPALPEKEAGLNYYTLIMEKENRDKAIENLCSRGTEIIKRDEYWEVKDPSGNSIRLVV; this comes from the coding sequence ATGAATTTTCATAACAAGCCTGTTACACATGTAGGTGAAATCGGATTGAAAGTAGTCGATATAAAGAAAATGAAAGAGTTTTACACAGAGGTAATTGGATTTGAAGTGATTTCCGAAGAACCGCATTTAGTAGCACTGGGTGCTGGCGGTAATGTATTGGTTAGACTTGAAGTAATTGAAGGGATTACATCGAAACAAGGTCGTTACACTGGGCTGTATCATCTAGCTATTTTATTGCCGACTCGACAAGCACTAGGGAAAATTCTTGTGCACCTTCATCAACAAGGAATTGAATTAGGTTCGTCTGATCATTTAGTTAGTGAAGCGTTATATATATCAGACCCAGAAGGCAATGGCATCGAAATTTATAGAGACCGTACACCAGATCATTGGAATTGGAGTAATGAGGAAGTATCGATGGCGGTAGAACCAATTGATGCACAAGGTTTAATTGAGGAAGCTCAGAAATCTCCTATGCTTTGGTGTGGACTACCCGCTGAAACGGTTATGGGTCATATTCATTTACATGTTTCGAATTTAACAGAAGCTAAAAACTTCTATACAGAAGGATTAGGGCTTGAAGTCGTTTCGAGGTTAGGACGGCAAGCGTTATTTGTCGCAGATCAAAAATACCATCATCATATTGGGTTGAATATCTGGAATGGTGAAGGAATTCCAGCGTTACCTGAGAAAGAAGCCGGGTTGAATTACTATACATTAATAATGGAGAAGGAAAATCGTGATAAAGCAATCGAAAACTTATGCTCACGAGGAACAGAAATAATCAAACGGGATGAGTATTGGGAAGTTAAAGATCCATCAGGAAATAGTATTCGTTTAGTTGTTTGA